CCACGTAAAAGTGGCGCTGCACTTCGTAAACGCTGACGTTTCCCCGGCAGTCAAACTGCACGGCGCGACCATCAGCCACGTAGCCAACGAAATCGAAGTTTCGTGCCTGCCAGGCCAACTGCCAGAATTCATCAACGTTGACCTGTCGAACATCGACGTCGGTCACTCGCTGCACGTTGGCGACCTGGTCCTGCCAGCTGGCGTGACCGCTGTCACCCACGGCGCCAACCTGACCATCGCTACCGCTTCGGTACCGGCTGGCCACGTTGCTGCTGAAGCCGAAGCCGCTGCTGCTGAAGCCGACAAGAAGTAATTTTGCCGCCGCAGCAATGCGGTAGTCGCAAGGAAAAACCCGCCAGGTTCGCCGCGCGGGTTTTTTTCTGCCTGTTTTCACCGATAATGCTTTCTTTTACATTGCAGACACAGCCATGCCCATACGCCTGATCGTCGGCCTCGGCAATCCGGGACCCGAATACGAACAAACCCGCCACAATGCCGGCTTCTGGCTGGTGGACAATCTTGCCAACAGCCTGCCCGGCACGCGCCTGCAGCGCGATTCGCGCTACAACGCCATGCTGGCGAAAACGTCGATTGGCGGCAACGAAGTCTGGCTGCTCGAACCGCTGACCTTCATGAACCGCTCGGGCCAGTCCGTGGGCGCGCTGGCGCGCTTTTTCAAGATCGCCGCCGATGAAGTGCTGGTCGTGCACGACGAACTCGATTTGATGCCCGGCATTGCGCGCCTGAAAAAGGGCGGCTCGGCCGGCGGCCACAATGGCTTGAAAGACATCACGGCCGCGCTGGGCACGCAGGATTACTGGCGCTTGCGCCTGGGCATCGGCCACCCGCGCACCCTGAGCCTGCAGCAGCAGGTGGCCGACTTCGTGCTGCACCGCCCGCGCCGCGAAGACCAGGAGCTGATCGAGCAGGCGATCGACAAATCCCTGCAGGTCATGCCGCAGATCGTCGAGGGCAAGTTCGAGGCGGCGACGATGAAGCTGCACACCGCGTAATTATTTTCCCGCCTTGCCGAAGCCGGCCATGATGGTTTTCGCCATCTGCTGCTGGCTGGCCTGGGCGCTGCTGCCGTCGCCCGCGTTGGCGGCGATCAGCAGGCCGTCGCCGCTGCCGGGCGCCAGCGCGATCAGCGCGTGCCAGTAGCCGTTCGAGCCCAGGTGGGTGAGTACACGCTGCGGCGCCTGGGGCGGGAAGTGCATCACGCCCCAGCCCAAGGCCGCATGCGTGTCGCCCTGCGCCGTGTGCAGCAAGACATACGTTTCCTTCTTGAGCAGCTTGCCCTTGCCCTGCTCGCCATGCAATTGATCGAGCGCAAACTTTGCCCAGTCGTGCATGCTCAGGTGAATTTCCCCATCGGGTGCCATCATCAGCGGATTGCTGGCCATCAAGCCGGCGATCGGCTTGCCTTCCTTGTGGCCCAGGTTCTGTCCGCGCACGGTGGGGCCGAAGGCGGCCCGCATGCCCAGCGGGCCGAACACTTCCGCCTGCATCAACTCCTCGTACGTCTTGCCCGTGACACGCTCGGCGATGGCGGCGGCGATCATGGCGCCGCTGTTCGAGTAATGCGATTCGCCGCGCGGCGCGGCCACGGGCGCGTCCGCCAGCGCGCGCTGCGCGTACTCCAGGCGCAGCAGCGGCAAGGGGCGCGTGTCCGTGTAGGTGGCATTGATCCATGTCTCGTCCGGATTGGGCGGCAGGCCGGCGCGGTGCGACAGCAGATCCATCAGGTTGACGTCGCGGTACTCGGCGCGCATGCCGGCACTCAGCGCGGGCAGCATGCTTGACAGCGGCGCGTCCCACGACAGCAGGCCCCGTTCCACCAGCCGCGCGATCAGGGTCACCGTCATGGCCTTGCCGTCGGAGCCGATATTCCACACGTCGTCGGCACGCACGGCGTCGTTGCCGTCATTGGCCCGCACGCCCGCCTGCGCCTGCGCCTCGATCTTGCCGTCGCGAATGACAAGGATCGCCATGGCCGGCACGCTCTTGTCGGCCAGCGCCTGTTGCAGCATGGCGTTCAAGTCATGGGCGCGGGCGGCGCCGCTGAGCAGCAAGGGGGTGCTGCAAACGAGTGCGGCAAGCAGGGTTTTCATGGAGTCTCCAGTCGATAGGGTGAGGTGAATATGTTAAAATGGTCGCAAAACATGATTTAATTATTGTTTTACGATAATTTATTCTAACCACACTTGACACTTTCGTATACTTTTAAAGATGAAAAAAAATCCAACGGGGCCGGCGGCGCTGAGCCGGCGCGTGCGCTACGGCGTTTCGGGATTCTTTGTGTTGTACCTGCTGCTGACGGTGCTGGGCTGGCTGGCGCCTGCGCCGGCCGCGCAAGGCAGCCTGGGCGGCGCCGGCATGTATGAACTGTTGCTGCAATTGCAGAGCCAGCCATTCGAGCGCCTGGCCGCCATGCCCCTGTGGCAGCGGGGACTGGGTCTGGCGCTGGCCTTGCCGGCCTTGTGCGTGCTGGGCGATGCCGTGCGCCAGCTGGCCCTGGTCTTGCGCCAGTTCGAACAGGGCGTGTATTTCACGCCGCAGGTGGCGCGGCACTTTCGCCGCTTTGCCGGCGGCTTGCTGCTGGGAACGGTACTGACTTTGCTGGAACCGACCGTGCGCGGCATGCTGTTTGGCTTGCTGGAAGAGGGAACGCGCCAGTTGCGCCTGGTTATCGACATCACGGGCGGCGACCTGTGGACCTTGCTGCTGTGTTCAGTTTTCTTTGCGCTGGCGCAAATCCTGCATGAAGGCCAGAGATTGGCCGATGAAAACAGCGGGTTCATCTGATGGGTATCGTCGTGCGCCTCGACCTGGTACTGGCCAGGAAAAAAGTGAAATCGAAGGAACTGGCTGCCTTTATCGGCATCACGGAGCAGAACCTGTCCCTTCTAAAATCGGGCAAGGTGCGCGGCGTGCGTTTCGATACCTTGTCGAAAATTTGCGAGATGCTCGAATGCCAGCCCGGCGACATCCTGGAATTCGATGCGTCGCAGCCGGATGACGGGGATGGCGACAGTTAAGGTCGCCAGGGCGGTTTTTTTGAAGAGTAGGGTGCATAGAGGTACAATTGACCCCTAGAGCATGAATACAGCAAGATTATCCAGAAAACGCCCGCAACGGCCGTTTTGCACCAGCCGCTTGCCGGCAATATTGATTATTTAAAGGTTTTCCATGAGTCTCCAATGCGGTATCGTCGGCTTGCCGAACGTCGGCAAGTCCACCCTGTTCAATGCACTGACGAAAGCCGGCATCCCGGCTGAAAACTATCCGTTCTGCACCATCGAGCCGAACGTCGGCGTCGTCGAAGTGCCGGACCCGCGCATGGATGCGCTGGCCGCCATCGTCAAGCCGGAACGCATGGTCAACGCCATCGTGGAATTCGTCGATATCGCCGGCCTGGTGGCCGGTGCATCGAAGGGCGAGGGCCTGGGCAACCAGTTCCTGTCGCACATCCGCGAAACGGACGCCATCGTCAACGTCGTGCGCTGCTTCGAAGATGACAACGTCATCCACGTGGCCGGCAAGATCAACCCGCTTGACGATATCGAAGTCATCCAGACCGAACTGGCGCTGGCCGACATGGGCACCGTGGAAAAAGCCATCCACCGCGAAAACAAGAAAGCCCGCTCGGGCGACAAGGACGCGGCCAAGCTGCTGGCCATCATGGAACGCATGATGCCGTACCTGAACGATGCCAAGCCCGTGCGCGCCATGGGCCTGGACGCCGACGAAATGGAACTGATCAAGCCGCTGTGCCTGATCACGGCCAAGCCGGCCATGTTCGTGGCCAACGTGTCCGACACGGGCTTTACCAACAATCCGCTGCTGGACCAGCTGACGGCGTATGCGCAATCGCAAAACGCCCCCATCGTCGCCATCTGCGCGGCGCTGGAAGCGGAAATCGCCGACCTGGACGACGCCGACAAGGGCGCCTTCCTGGCCGATATGGGCATGGAAGAGCCGGGCCTCGACCGCCTGATCCGCGCCGGCTACAAGCTGCTGGGCCTGCAAACCTACTTCACGGCGGGCGTGAAGGAAGTACGCGCCTGGACCATCCCCGTGGGCGCCACGGCGCCACAGGCGGCCGGCGTGATCCACACCGACTTCGAACGCGGCTTCATCCGCGCGCAAACCATCGCCTATGACGACTTCATCGCTTACAAGGGCGAAGCGGGCGCCAAGGAAGCGGGCAAGATGCGCGCCGAAGGCAAGGAATACGTGGTCAAGGATGGCGACGTGCTGAACTTCCTGTTCAACGTCTAAATCCCGGCAGGTCCCGTACGGGGCGAACATGAACCCTGCAAGTCATTGATTTGCAGGGTTTTTTATTGCCCGGATGGCCAGCATGTCTGCCATCGGCTGGTTCTCTAATCGTCGTGGCCCCGTGCCAGGCTCTCCGAGCGCTGCCACGTCCACATCAGGCCGATGCCGGCCGAGGTGCCGCTGTTCTGGCGCAGCAGGGGGCTGGCGCGGTTGGCGGCGCCCATGTAGTTGTCGTAGCGTACAAAGGCAAAGGCGCGCCAGTCCCGCTGCAGCCGGTAGGAGCCGCCCAGGCCCAGACGGGTGAGCATCAGCCCGCTTTTGGCCGCATACGCGGGGCGCCCATCGGTGGCAAACGCGGGGCTGACGCCATACAGGTAATCGTTGATGGCGGCATTGCCCAGCACGGCGCCGACGCTGGCATCGACATGCCATGCCTGCCGCTCGCCTTGCAGCGCGTACACGAGGCGCGGTTCGAACGTGGCGCCCTGGCGGCGCAGGCCGCCGCGCGCTTCGATGACGGCGCGCAAGGGTAGTTCCAGGCCAAGGCGGCTGTGCTGCGTCGGCTCGGCCAGCTTGATTTTCAGGCGCGGGCCAAATTCCACCAAGGTGCCCAGGTCGGGCATGCCGCGCCGGGCCGGCACGTCGCTGGAGCGGGCCGGCAAGGACAGGGCAAAACCGATATCGAAGTCGAGGCGATCCGTATCGAGCAGGCGCGCGCCCACGCCGGAACGGTCGGCGCGCAATACTTTCCCGCGATAAATCAGATAGGGCAGGACCAGGCTGCGCGTCGAGCGTTCGCTGGCGCCAGGATAGGCGGGCGTGACGGCCGTGCCGCCGAAGACGCCCGCTTCCCATAGGGGGAGCGCCGGCTCGGCTGCGCACGCGGACGCCATGCCGGTAAAGAGGGTGGATGCTGCCAGCAAGGTGCGCGCGACGTTCATGGGGGAACTGGGCAAGGTTTGCCGGCCTGTAGCGATGCCAGCGCCTTGTCGCTGAGGGCGCTCGATGTACGGGCCTGCTTTGCCAGCGCGTTAGCCTGGCGGAAATGAAATGCGGCCGCATCGTAGCGGCAGGCGGCGCTGGCGGCGCGTCCCGCTTCGTGGTGCAGCCGCGCCTGCCAAGCTGCATCGCCATGGCCCAGTTCGGCATTCTCGGCCGCGGCCGCGTAGTTGCGCATGGCTTGCACCCAGTCGCCCTGGCCAGCGGCTTCACGTCCCCACTGCTCCTGCTGCGCCGCCGCGCGCAGTTCGACCTGCGTGGAGCAGGCGCCCAGCGCCATCAGGACGAACGGCAGGACGAGGCAAGAGCGGAAGGACGGGAGTGTGGACATGGCGCCACTGTAGCGCATGGGAAGGCGCGCACGTTTGCGCAGAACGCGTCAATCGGGACTTTTTTGCCGCACTGATGACATATAATTTGCACACGACTTTGTTATCTTTGACACATCACCGAACAGGAGCACCATGTTTTCACGCAAATTCCATTCTTGTGCACAGCTGATGCTGGCCACCTTGCTGATGGGCTTTGTTGCCGCGTCCCCCGCACGCGCGCAGCAGGCGGCCGTCAAATTGCCGAATGTGGTGATCCTGGCCACGGGCGGCACCATCGCCGGCAGCGGCGCCGACAGCACCACCACCGTCGGCTACACCTCGGCCACCGTGGGCGTCGAGCGCCTGATCGCGGCCGTGCCGGAATTGAAGAAAGTGGCGAATGTGAAAGGCGAGCAAGTGTTCCAGATCGCCAGCGAAAGCATGGGCAACAGCCACTGGCTGGCCCTGGCCAAGCGCATCAACGTGCTGCTGGCCTCGAACGATGTCGATGGCGTGGTCGTCACGCACGGCACCGACACCATCGAGGAAACGGCGTATTTCCTGAACCTGACCGTGAAAAGCCACAAGCCGGTCGTGGTGGTGGGCGCCATGCGTCCCTCGACCGCCATCTCGGCTGACGGTCCCATCAACCTGTACAACGCCGTGATGCTGGCCGGCAGCAAGGAAGCCGTGGGCAAGGGCGTGCTGGTGGCCTTGAACGACCAGATCAACGCGGCGCGCGAAGTGACCAAGACAAACACGTCCACCACCGACACGTTCAAGTCGCCGGAACTGGGCATGCTCGGCTACATCCAGGGCAGCAAGCCTTTCTTCTATCGCCAGTCGACGCGCAAGCACACCCTGGAATCGGAATTTGACATCAGCAAGCTCGACGCTTTGCCCCAAGTGGACATCGTCTACGGCTATGCCAACATGAACCGTGTCGGCATGGACGCCTTCATTGCCGCCGGCGCCAAGGGCATCATCCACGCGGGCGTGGGCGATGGCAGCGTGGCCGCGCAAATGAAGCCGGCCCTGGTGGAAGCGCGCCAGAAGGGCGTGCTGATCGTGCGTTCGAGCCGCGTCGGCCAGGGCATCGTGGCGCGCAATGGCGAAGCCAACGACGATGAACTCGACAGTGTCGTATCCGACACCCTGAACCCGCAAAAAGCCCGCATCCTGCTGATGCTGGCCTTGACCAAAACCAACAGCACGCAAGAAATCCAGCGTATTTTCTACACGTATTGATCATGACCGCGCCAGATTCAGCCTCATTGGCTGAATCTGGCTGATTTACGCTTGCCCGCTTTGCTGCCATACTTCGCTTCTGAATAATTTCCTGGCAGAAGCAGCAACACTGTTCCTTCTCCCCCTGTCCATGGCTATCCTGTCCGACATCATCCTGTATCCGATCAAATCGTGCGCCGGCATCCATTTGCGCGAGGCGGTCCTGACGCGCTCAGGGCTGATGAGCGAGCACGTGTTCGACCGCGAATGGATGGTGGTGGACCCGCAGGGCCGCTTTCTGACCCAGCGCGAGCATCCGCGCATGGCGCTGATCGTGCCATCCATCAAGGCCAGCACGCTGGAATTGCGCGCGCCGGGCATGCTGCGCCTGGAAATCGAGCTGGGCTTGCCGCATCCGCAACTGGCACCGATGCTGGAGGTGCAGGTGTGGGACGATACCGTGCGCGCCTACGATTGCGACGAGGTGACGGCGACATGGTTTTCCCAGGCCATCGGCGTGCCGTGCCGCCTCGCGCGCTTTCACCCGGACGTGGTGCGCGCCACGAGCACCAAATGGACGGATGGCGTTGCCGCCTCGACCATGTTTGCCGACGGCTACCCGGTGCTGATCGCGGGTGCCGCCTCGCTGGCCGATGTCAACGACAAGCTGCGCGCCGCCGGCCGTGAACCGCTGCCGATGAACCGCTTCCGGCCCAACCTCGTCATCGGCGATATCGGCGCCTTCGAGGAAGACTACGCCGCGTTCCTGCAATTGGGCGCGACGACCTTGAAACCCGTCAAGCCGTGTTCGCGCTGCCCGATCCCGTCGGTGGACCAGGCCACGGGCGTGCCCGGCCCGGATCCGCTCGACGTCATGCATGGCTATCGCGCCAAGCCCGAACTCGACGGCGCCATCTGCTTCGGCATGAACGCCATCGTCACCGAAGGCGGTGATGAGCGTATCGTGGTGGGGCAGGACATCGGTTTCGAACTGGCATTTTAAGCATGGCGCCCGTACACAAGGGTTTAAGGTTTCTATGAATCAAGCAATACCGCCGGACCCGCGCATTGCCAGCCTCGAAGCCGAAAACCAGGCCTTGCGCGCGCGCATGGCTTTCCTGCTGGAACAGGTCGAGCGCAACCACGACATCATGTGCCGCCACCAGGCGTTCGACCTGGAAATCGTCAGCGCGTCCACGTTTCCCGAGTTGATCGGCACCATTTTCCGCACCTTGCCCGTGATTTCCGACCTCGACGGCGTCACCTTGAGCCTGCTCGACGAGGATGACGATATCGTGCTGGTGATGGAAAAGCTGGGCGTCGATTTCAGCGCCTTCCCACAGTTGCTGTTCGTGCATGCCGTGGCGGAGCTGGGGTTTACGTCGCCGGTGCCGGCGGCCGAGGGCGAAGCGGCCTTGCCGCCATCGCCGTTGCTCGGTGCCTTCGACGCGGCCGTGCATGGCCCGCGTTTTCCGCAGATCGCATCTCTGCGCAGCGTGGCGCTGGTGCCCTTGTTGCGCAACAAGCGCCTGATCGGCAGCCTGAACCTGGCCAGCAGCGACGTGACGCGCTTTACGCCCGCGCTGGGCACGGATTTCATCAAGCACATGGCGTCCATCATCGCCATTTGCCTGGAAAACGTGATCAGCAATGAAATGCTCAAATACATCGGCTTGACCGATTCCCTGACGGGCGTCTACAACCGCCGCTATATCGACCGCCGCCTGCTGGAAGAAATCGCCCGCGCGCGGCGCCAGAATTATTGCATCTCATGCATGTATATCGATATCGACCATTTCAAGCTGTTCAATGACAAGCATGGCCACCAGGGCGG
This window of the Janthinobacterium agaricidamnosum genome carries:
- the pth gene encoding aminoacyl-tRNA hydrolase; the protein is MPIRLIVGLGNPGPEYEQTRHNAGFWLVDNLANSLPGTRLQRDSRYNAMLAKTSIGGNEVWLLEPLTFMNRSGQSVGALARFFKIAADEVLVVHDELDLMPGIARLKKGGSAGGHNGLKDITAALGTQDYWRLRLGIGHPRTLSLQQQVADFVLHRPRREDQELIEQAIDKSLQVMPQIVEGKFEAATMKLHTA
- a CDS encoding DUF2975 domain-containing protein, coding for MKKNPTGPAALSRRVRYGVSGFFVLYLLLTVLGWLAPAPAAQGSLGGAGMYELLLQLQSQPFERLAAMPLWQRGLGLALALPALCVLGDAVRQLALVLRQFEQGVYFTPQVARHFRRFAGGLLLGTVLTLLEPTVRGMLFGLLEEGTRQLRLVIDITGGDLWTLLLCSVFFALAQILHEGQRLADENSGFI
- a CDS encoding helix-turn-helix domain-containing protein, with the translated sequence MGIVVRLDLVLARKKVKSKELAAFIGITEQNLSLLKSGKVRGVRFDTLSKICEMLECQPGDILEFDASQPDDGDGDS
- the ychF gene encoding redox-regulated ATPase YchF, with amino-acid sequence MSLQCGIVGLPNVGKSTLFNALTKAGIPAENYPFCTIEPNVGVVEVPDPRMDALAAIVKPERMVNAIVEFVDIAGLVAGASKGEGLGNQFLSHIRETDAIVNVVRCFEDDNVIHVAGKINPLDDIEVIQTELALADMGTVEKAIHRENKKARSGDKDAAKLLAIMERMMPYLNDAKPVRAMGLDADEMELIKPLCLITAKPAMFVANVSDTGFTNNPLLDQLTAYAQSQNAPIVAICAALEAEIADLDDADKGAFLADMGMEEPGLDRLIRAGYKLLGLQTYFTAGVKEVRAWTIPVGATAPQAAGVIHTDFERGFIRAQTIAYDDFIAYKGEAGAKEAGKMRAEGKEYVVKDGDVLNFLFNV
- a CDS encoding type II asparaginase, whose amino-acid sequence is MFSRKFHSCAQLMLATLLMGFVAASPARAQQAAVKLPNVVILATGGTIAGSGADSTTTVGYTSATVGVERLIAAVPELKKVANVKGEQVFQIASESMGNSHWLALAKRINVLLASNDVDGVVVTHGTDTIEETAYFLNLTVKSHKPVVVVGAMRPSTAISADGPINLYNAVMLAGSKEAVGKGVLVALNDQINAAREVTKTNTSTTDTFKSPELGMLGYIQGSKPFFYRQSTRKHTLESEFDISKLDALPQVDIVYGYANMNRVGMDAFIAAGAKGIIHAGVGDGSVAAQMKPALVEARQKGVLIVRSSRVGQGIVARNGEANDDELDSVVSDTLNPQKARILLMLALTKTNSTQEIQRIFYTY
- a CDS encoding serine hydrolase domain-containing protein; the protein is MKTLLAALVCSTPLLLSGAARAHDLNAMLQQALADKSVPAMAILVIRDGKIEAQAQAGVRANDGNDAVRADDVWNIGSDGKAMTVTLIARLVERGLLSWDAPLSSMLPALSAGMRAEYRDVNLMDLLSHRAGLPPNPDETWINATYTDTRPLPLLRLEYAQRALADAPVAAPRGESHYSNSGAMIAAAIAERVTGKTYEELMQAEVFGPLGMRAAFGPTVRGQNLGHKEGKPIAGLMASNPLMMAPDGEIHLSMHDWAKFALDQLHGEQGKGKLLKKETYVLLHTAQGDTHAALGWGVMHFPPQAPQRVLTHLGSNGYWHALIALAPGSGDGLLIAANAGDGSSAQASQQQMAKTIMAGFGKAGK
- a CDS encoding GGDEF domain-containing protein, which codes for MNQAIPPDPRIASLEAENQALRARMAFLLEQVERNHDIMCRHQAFDLEIVSASTFPELIGTIFRTLPVISDLDGVTLSLLDEDDDIVLVMEKLGVDFSAFPQLLFVHAVAELGFTSPVPAAEGEAALPPSPLLGAFDAAVHGPRFPQIASLRSVALVPLLRNKRLIGSLNLASSDVTRFTPALGTDFIKHMASIIAICLENVISNEMLKYIGLTDSLTGVYNRRYIDRRLLEEIARARRQNYCISCMYIDIDHFKLFNDKHGHQGGDEVLREVATRIRTELRRSDALGRFGGEEFVVLLIDADLDSATFVAERIRASIAGTMFDLPGSAQAWVSVSIGVASLEADAALLPIETVAQQLVAHADQALYQAKADGRNKVVSWQPQSS
- a CDS encoding 50S ribosomal protein L25/general stress protein Ctc, which codes for MKVIAFKRELQGSGASRRLRISGQTPGIVYGGAEAPVLISLDHNALYHALKKEVFHSSILDLEIDGVSQQVLLRDFQVHAYKQLVLHADFQRVDAKQAIHVKVALHFVNADVSPAVKLHGATISHVANEIEVSCLPGQLPEFINVDLSNIDVGHSLHVGDLVLPAGVTAVTHGANLTIATASVPAGHVAAEAEAAAAEADKK
- a CDS encoding MOSC domain-containing protein; the encoded protein is MAILSDIILYPIKSCAGIHLREAVLTRSGLMSEHVFDREWMVVDPQGRFLTQREHPRMALIVPSIKASTLELRAPGMLRLEIELGLPHPQLAPMLEVQVWDDTVRAYDCDEVTATWFSQAIGVPCRLARFHPDVVRATSTKWTDGVAASTMFADGYPVLIAGAASLADVNDKLRAAGREPLPMNRFRPNLVIGDIGAFEEDYAAFLQLGATTLKPVKPCSRCPIPSVDQATGVPGPDPLDVMHGYRAKPELDGAICFGMNAIVTEGGDERIVVGQDIGFELAF
- a CDS encoding MipA/OmpV family protein, producing the protein MPSSPMNVARTLLAASTLFTGMASACAAEPALPLWEAGVFGGTAVTPAYPGASERSTRSLVLPYLIYRGKVLRADRSGVGARLLDTDRLDFDIGFALSLPARSSDVPARRGMPDLGTLVEFGPRLKIKLAEPTQHSRLGLELPLRAVIEARGGLRRQGATFEPRLVYALQGERQAWHVDASVGAVLGNAAINDYLYGVSPAFATDGRPAYAAKSGLMLTRLGLGGSYRLQRDWRAFAFVRYDNYMGAANRASPLLRQNSGTSAGIGLMWTWQRSESLARGHDD